The stretch of DNA ATTTCGAGGTGGTTGTGACGGCTGAAAATGTCAGTCGACCCAAGCCCCACCCCGAGCCGTACGTGATGACGGCCTCGCGCATGGGCGTACCGGTGGAGAATTGCCTCGTCATCGAGGATTCCGTTAACGGAGTCCGTTCAGCCCTGCGTGCGGGATGCAAAGTCGCTGCCCTGACCACATCTTTCAGTGCCGAGATTCTGCGGAACGCGGGAGCGGACTCTGTTCACAACTCCTTTGCGGGTCTTCAGAAGTCGTTCAAGAGGGCATAGCGGAGGCCATGCCTGACGTACCGTCATTCGCCGTAGCAGTGTTCGAACGGGTGAGAAACGGCGCACAAGCCCGCAGAGCTGTCCCGATGGCGATGGCCTACGACAGTTGGAATTTTACCGGGATCGCCATCATTGTGCGTACAGGGCGATTCCGCTGACGGCCCGGTTTGAACTCGAGCTTCATGACAGCCTCAATGGCCGCCTTGTCAAGTATGCCACCAGCCGACTGAAGCACGTTGGGGTCAGAAGGTGTGCCATCGAGATTGACGACGATCCGTACAACCACCGTCCCTTCCATCTGTGCCTTGCGCGCGAGCTCGGGATAATCAACGAGCGACTGCAAATACCGAAGCCCTCCGACAATCTCCGGCATCTGCTCGACCGCAACGAAGATCTCATCCAGGTCCTCTTCTTCCTCTTCTTCGGCTGCAGGTGGCGGAGGCGGAACGTCGAGGGCCTCAGCAATATCGAGCGAGGCATCCAGCACAAGATCATCGTCGTCGAGAAGCTCGTCGTCAGCAACCTCGACCGGTACGGGTGGACGCGGCGGCGGGGGCGGCTTCGTAATCTGCGCAGTCTGGACGATCTCCTCCAGTTCAACCAGTTCCTGCTCCGCCAGCGTAACCTGAAATTCGGAATCCTGGCTAACGGGAGCTCGAAACGCGACGATCATGAGTAGCAGGGCTACGACGTAGGTTACCTGTAGTCGGATTCCATACGAACCAGTCCGCTCTGAGAAACTCTCGGTACGAGCCTCAAAACGGTCTCGAAGCGTCTCTACTCCAAAGACGGTGTGTGTTCGCGCCTGCGGCCGATACCTGAAAACCGATTCCCGGCCAGGCATGAATTTACCTACTAAGAAGCTGTCTCTCATATACCGAACGCCAATACTGTGAGTCTTGAGGCGCGGTCTACGGTGCTCTCAACGAATTGATGCGACCGCCGACGTCTGGAGGTCACCTACAACCGCCTCTCCTCCGTACAAGAGTACCGCTGGCTGTTCGAGAAGTTGGCGAGGTTGCACATCTACGGTGCAGATTCGCGCGAAACGAATCCACGCAATGTGGACACCGGCAATCGCAGGTAATGCTCACCGGGACATTCCACTAGGCGGTCTCGAGGTCCCCTTCTGAGCCGGGCGTCTCAGGCTCAGGCAGTCCGCCGTGAAGCCGCTCGTACTCGGCGATGACCTGTGCGCCGAGTAAGATCACGATCGCTCCCGCCTCGAGAGAGAGCAGTGCAACGATGGTTGCTGCGAACGATCCGTAGACGATGTTAACGACAGACAGCGTCGAGAAATACCACAGCAGTACCTGCCGAACAAGCTCCCATAACAACCCTGCCACGATACCGCCGATAAGTGCGTGACGTACCGATATCTTCCCCACAGGGAGAACGAGGTAGATGGACGTCAGAAGAACGATGTGACCGACGACTCCCATCACGTGCAACAACGTGCCGCCCAGGTCACTGGGTCGCCACGTCAATCCAAGGAACGCTAGCCGCTGGCCTTCGATGGCTTCCATGAAGCCGGTCGTCAGCGTAATCACGAGAATGCCAACCCCCACCAGAACGATGAAGGCGTACGGCATGATGGCGGAGACCAGGAAATGTCGTCTCTTGATAGACACACGATGAAAGAAGATTACCGACAACGCATTCTCGAGCACCGTGAAGGCCAGCGAGCTGAAGAACAGAAGGGTTCCGAAACCGATCCACCCGAAGTACGGACGGTATGCATAGATCTGGCGTACCTGCCGCATGACGGTTTCGGTGAGGTCCGGAACCACCAGACTGATGTTTTCCGTCACGATCGAAAGGAGCGTCTCCTCCTCCAGAACCTGCGACAGGCCGACCAG from Rhodothermales bacterium encodes:
- a CDS encoding YihY/virulence factor BrkB family protein, translating into MQFTGVGIAERLKGYGRFLWSVLKGFRANQGILLSGAVAFYTLLSIIPLFALVLVGLSQVLEEETLLSIVTENISLVVPDLTETVMRQVRQIYAYRPYFGWIGFGTLLFFSSLAFTVLENALSVIFFHRVSIKRRHFLVSAIMPYAFIVLVGVGILVITLTTGFMEAIEGQRLAFLGLTWRPSDLGGTLLHVMGVVGHIVLLTSIYLVLPVGKISVRHALIGGIVAGLLWELVRQVLLWYFSTLSVVNIVYGSFAATIVALLSLEAGAIVILLGAQVIAEYERLHGGLPEPETPGSEGDLETA
- a CDS encoding HAD family hydrolase, producing IDFLAGLDIRLALTTSAIRDNQVKAFELFGLQPYFEVVVTAENVSRPKPHPEPYVMTASRMGVPVENCLVIEDSVNGVRSALRAGCKVAALTTSFSAEILRNAGADSVHNSFAGLQKSFKRA
- a CDS encoding energy transducer TonB codes for the protein MPGRESVFRYRPQARTHTVFGVETLRDRFEARTESFSERTGSYGIRLQVTYVVALLLMIVAFRAPVSQDSEFQVTLAEQELVELEEIVQTAQITKPPPPPRPPVPVEVADDELLDDDDLVLDASLDIAEALDVPPPPPAAEEEEEEDLDEIFVAVEQMPEIVGGLRYLQSLVDYPELARKAQMEGTVVVRIVVNLDGTPSDPNVLQSAGGILDKAAIEAVMKLEFKPGRQRNRPVRTMMAIPVKFQLS